In one Myxococcota bacterium genomic region, the following are encoded:
- the yidC gene encoding membrane protein insertase YidC, with the protein MDRNFLLAVVLSLLVVTLWTSQQSRTPEGADAEKVEQGASPGVASEANAAAAQADPRTVAESPALEASAPPALPDAPEERIEIRGDDYRAVLSSRGAVLVSYEITDYVSWDPPGEAPIDLLLAPETAPVRVGATPFEELGLGDLRAASFAVEERSEHGASFVLTRRGVTVRKTFRFEPDGHAFEFSVSVENASGELLSPRFAVEWPANQVHGNDYRQLSLVTLHDGSVRRVAVESVGSSGFLGLGGDKGEPNEAGEGGLEWFGVDTKYFIGVLAPRRTAGAATIYARTSVGTPARDGLFGASAVNVFRYAPIALPSGNRITQEFEGYVGPKLENELLAFGANLQRSIDLGYRWLEPLTHFFLWLLRALYSIVPNYGVAIIALTLLVRVATLPILQKQMKSMEKMRKLQPQMKEIQEKYGDDREKQSQAMMSLYRESGVNPLGGCLPLLLQMPVFIGLFYALQSSIELRHAPFVLWMTDLSAPESLFTIPGVGLPFRVLPILMSVSMAVQAKFQPAGPDPAQQRMMMVMMPIMMLVLFYQFPSGLVLYYMLSNFLGIAHQWWIGRNMKPAGA; encoded by the coding sequence TTGGATCGGAACTTCCTGCTCGCCGTGGTGCTGTCGCTGCTCGTCGTCACGCTGTGGACGAGCCAGCAGTCGCGCACACCGGAAGGTGCGGACGCCGAGAAGGTCGAACAGGGCGCGTCCCCGGGCGTCGCGTCCGAGGCGAACGCCGCGGCGGCGCAAGCGGACCCGCGCACCGTCGCGGAGTCGCCGGCGCTCGAAGCGAGCGCGCCGCCGGCGCTTCCCGATGCACCGGAGGAGCGGATCGAGATCCGCGGCGACGACTACCGCGCCGTCCTGAGCAGTCGCGGCGCCGTGCTCGTCTCGTACGAGATCACGGACTACGTGAGCTGGGACCCGCCGGGCGAGGCGCCGATCGATCTGCTCCTGGCGCCCGAGACGGCGCCGGTGCGCGTGGGAGCGACGCCCTTCGAGGAGCTCGGGCTCGGCGATCTGCGCGCCGCGTCCTTCGCCGTCGAAGAGCGGAGCGAGCACGGAGCGTCGTTCGTGCTCACGCGGCGCGGCGTCACCGTTCGGAAGACGTTCCGGTTCGAGCCGGACGGTCACGCGTTCGAGTTCTCGGTGTCGGTCGAGAACGCGTCGGGCGAGCTGCTCTCGCCGCGGTTCGCGGTCGAGTGGCCCGCGAACCAGGTGCACGGAAACGACTATCGACAGCTCTCGCTCGTGACGTTGCACGACGGCTCGGTGCGTCGCGTGGCCGTCGAGAGCGTGGGTTCGAGCGGCTTCCTCGGGCTCGGCGGCGACAAGGGCGAGCCGAACGAGGCGGGCGAAGGCGGCCTCGAGTGGTTCGGCGTCGATACGAAGTACTTCATCGGCGTGCTCGCACCGCGTCGCACGGCCGGTGCAGCGACGATCTACGCGCGGACTTCAGTGGGCACGCCCGCGCGCGACGGACTGTTCGGAGCGTCGGCGGTCAACGTGTTCCGCTATGCGCCGATCGCGTTGCCGTCGGGCAACCGCATCACGCAGGAGTTCGAGGGCTACGTCGGGCCGAAGCTCGAAAACGAGCTGCTCGCGTTCGGCGCGAACCTGCAGCGGTCGATCGACCTCGGCTATCGCTGGCTCGAGCCGCTCACGCACTTCTTCCTCTGGCTGCTGCGCGCGCTGTACAGCATCGTGCCGAACTATGGCGTCGCGATCATCGCGCTGACGCTGCTCGTGCGCGTCGCGACGCTTCCCATCCTCCAGAAGCAGATGAAGTCGATGGAGAAGATGCGGAAGCTGCAGCCGCAGATGAAGGAGATCCAGGAGAAGTACGGAGACGACCGCGAGAAGCAGTCGCAGGCGATGATGTCGCTCTACCGCGAGAGCGGCGTCAACCCGCTCGGTGGGTGTCTGCCGCTGCTCCTGCAGATGCCGGTGTTCATCGGGCTCTTCTACGCGCTGCAGAGCTCGATCGAGCTGCGGCACGCGCCGTTCGTGCTCTGGATGACAGATCTGTCAGCTCCGGAATCCCTGTTCACGATTCCGGGGGTCGGCCTCCCGTTCCGCGTGCTCCCGATCCTGATGTCGGTGAGCATGGCGGTGCAGGCGAAGTTCCAGCCCGCCGGCCCCGATCCCGCGCAGCAGCGCATGATGATGGTGATGATGCCCATCATGATGCTGGTGCTCTTCTACCAGTTTCCGTCCGGCCTGGTGCTCTACTACATGCTGAGCAACTTCCTCGGCATCGCGCACCAGTGGTGGATCGGGCGGAACATGAAGCCGGCGGGCGCCTGA
- a CDS encoding ATP synthase F0 subunit B, whose translation MTTRRRFVRRAGSGAWLAGAATALAAPAAHAAGQLKLIPDDWNVVIVLVVGFALLIPVVNALIVQPVLKVVDEREDKIAGARRRAEKLERDADAVLARYEEAVRETREACDRDRRAHLDAARAQQTEIASEARSEAEREIAQSRRELDASLADARASLRGAAEQLARQAAERILGRTVA comes from the coding sequence GTGACGACACGCAGACGGTTCGTTCGCCGCGCGGGCTCGGGTGCGTGGCTCGCCGGCGCTGCGACGGCGCTCGCCGCACCGGCCGCGCACGCGGCGGGCCAGCTCAAGCTGATCCCCGACGACTGGAACGTCGTCATCGTGCTGGTCGTCGGCTTCGCGCTCCTCATCCCCGTCGTGAACGCGCTCATCGTGCAGCCCGTGCTCAAGGTCGTCGACGAGCGCGAGGACAAGATCGCCGGCGCGCGCCGCCGCGCCGAGAAGCTCGAGCGCGACGCGGACGCCGTGCTCGCGCGCTACGAGGAGGCGGTGCGCGAGACGCGCGAAGCGTGCGACCGCGATCGCCGCGCGCACCTCGACGCCGCGCGCGCGCAGCAGACCGAGATCGCGAGCGAGGCGCGCAGCGAGGCGGAGCGCGAGATCGCGCAGAGCCGCCGCGAGCTCGATGCGTCGCTCGCCGACGCGCGCGCGAGCCTGCGCGGTGCGGCCGAGCAGCTCGCCCGCCAGGCCGCGGAGCGCATCCTCGGAAGGACGGTGGCATGA
- the atpA gene encoding F0F1 ATP synthase subunit alpha, producing MDIKPGEITDILKREIRDYDREIDVAETGTVLNAGDGIARVYGLERALAGELVEFANGVNGMVLNLEEDNVGIAVMGESHAIREGDLVRRTGRIVQVPVGEALLGRVVDALGQPIDGKGPIQTAEQRRIELKAPGIVTRKSVNEPLMTGIKAIDAMTPVGRGQRELIIGDRQTGKTAIAIDTIINQKDTDVFCIYVATGQKQSTVAQVVDKLTQHGAMDYTIVVAATASDPAPLQFLSPYTGCTMGEWFRDNGKHALIIYDDLSKQAVAYRQLSLLLRRPPGREAYPGDVFYLHSRLLERAAKLNDELGGGSLTALPIIETQAGDVSAYIPTNVISITDGQIFLETDLFNSGVRPAVNVGLSVSRVGGAAQTKAMKSVAGTLKLNLAQYREMAAFSQFGSDLDKATQEQLANGVRQTEILKQPQYSPLKMEEQVVSIYASTPQKSRESWIRGLELDDIGRYEREMLEFLRAEHAAVLADIRETKVLSDATKAKLDAALDAFANVFQPSRAPASSEAA from the coding sequence ATGGACATCAAGCCCGGCGAGATCACCGACATCCTGAAGCGCGAGATCCGCGACTACGACCGCGAGATCGACGTCGCCGAGACCGGCACCGTGCTCAACGCGGGCGACGGCATCGCGCGCGTGTACGGCCTCGAGCGCGCGCTCGCGGGCGAGCTCGTCGAGTTCGCGAACGGCGTGAACGGGATGGTGCTGAACCTCGAAGAGGACAACGTCGGCATCGCCGTGATGGGCGAGTCGCACGCCATCCGCGAGGGCGACCTCGTTCGCCGCACGGGGCGCATCGTGCAGGTGCCGGTCGGCGAGGCGCTGCTCGGGCGCGTGGTCGACGCGCTCGGCCAGCCGATCGACGGCAAGGGCCCGATCCAGACGGCGGAGCAGCGCCGCATCGAGCTGAAGGCGCCGGGCATCGTCACGCGCAAGTCGGTGAACGAGCCGCTCATGACGGGCATCAAGGCGATCGACGCGATGACGCCGGTCGGCCGCGGCCAGCGCGAGCTGATCATCGGCGACCGCCAGACCGGCAAGACGGCGATCGCGATCGACACGATCATCAACCAGAAGGACACGGACGTCTTCTGCATCTACGTGGCGACCGGGCAGAAGCAGTCGACCGTCGCGCAGGTGGTCGACAAGCTCACGCAGCACGGCGCGATGGACTACACGATCGTCGTCGCGGCCACCGCGTCCGATCCCGCGCCGCTGCAGTTCCTCTCACCCTACACCGGCTGCACGATGGGCGAGTGGTTCCGCGACAACGGCAAGCACGCGCTCATCATCTACGACGATCTCTCGAAGCAGGCCGTCGCGTACCGCCAGCTGTCGCTGCTGCTCCGCCGCCCGCCGGGCCGCGAGGCGTACCCGGGCGACGTCTTCTACCTGCACTCGCGGCTGCTCGAGCGCGCGGCCAAGCTCAACGACGAGCTCGGCGGCGGCTCGCTCACCGCGCTGCCGATCATCGAGACGCAGGCCGGCGACGTGTCGGCCTACATCCCGACCAACGTCATCTCGATCACCGACGGCCAGATCTTCCTCGAGACGGATCTGTTCAACTCGGGCGTGCGCCCGGCGGTGAACGTCGGCCTCTCCGTGTCGCGCGTGGGTGGCGCGGCGCAGACGAAGGCGATGAAGTCGGTGGCGGGCACGCTCAAGCTGAATCTCGCGCAGTACCGCGAGATGGCGGCCTTCTCGCAGTTCGGCTCCGACCTCGACAAGGCGACGCAGGAGCAGCTCGCGAACGGCGTGCGGCAGACGGAGATCCTGAAGCAGCCGCAGTACTCGCCGCTCAAGATGGAGGAGCAGGTCGTCTCCATCTACGCGTCGACGCCGCAGAAGTCGCGCGAGTCGTGGATCCGCGGGCTCGAGCTCGACGACATCGGGCGCTACGAGCGCGAGATGCTCGAGTTCCTGCGCGCCGAGCACGCGGCCGTGCTGGCGGACATCCGCGAGACGAAGGTGCTCTCGGACGCCACGAAGGCGAAGCTCGACGCGGCGCTCGACGCGTTCGCGAACGTCTTCCAGCCGAGCCGCGCGCCCGCCTCGAGCGAGGCCGCCTGA
- a CDS encoding 16S rRNA (guanine(527)-N(7))-methyltransferase RsmG has translation MARDLDRIDARIEASLESLAIAVDAGARRRLAALSLLVAQWNERMNLTGHREPERIADRLAVPAVCLAEALPDFGSLADLGSGAGFPGLPIAILRPEARITLVESRERRHHFQRAAIREIEIANATPLRGRIEEIEAIPHDVALAQAVGPPSEVLAMIRGWVRPGGLLGIPASGHATPPTSAAGTSAIEVRRYRTPDPDAPGRFEERAVWLSRAT, from the coding sequence GTGGCTCGGGATCTCGACCGGATCGATGCGCGAATCGAAGCGTCGCTCGAGTCGCTCGCAATCGCGGTCGACGCCGGAGCGCGACGCCGGCTTGCCGCTCTGTCGCTGCTGGTCGCCCAGTGGAATGAGCGAATGAACCTCACCGGGCACCGCGAGCCGGAGCGCATTGCCGATCGGCTTGCGGTCCCGGCCGTCTGCCTCGCCGAGGCCCTCCCCGATTTCGGCTCGCTTGCAGACCTCGGGTCGGGCGCCGGCTTCCCGGGCCTCCCCATCGCCATCCTGCGGCCCGAGGCCCGAATCACGCTCGTCGAGTCGCGCGAGCGGCGCCACCACTTCCAGCGGGCTGCAATCCGCGAGATCGAGATCGCGAACGCCACGCCGCTTCGAGGCCGGATCGAGGAGATCGAGGCGATCCCGCACGACGTGGCCCTGGCCCAGGCAGTGGGCCCACCGAGCGAGGTGCTCGCCATGATTCGCGGCTGGGTTCGGCCCGGCGGCCTGCTCGGCATTCCGGCGTCCGGCCACGCCACTCCTCCCACGAGTGCGGCGGGCACGTCAGCGATCGAAGTGCGTCGCTACCGGACACCCGATCCCGATGCGCCTGGCCGCTTCGAGGAGCGCGCCGTCTGGCTGTCGCGCGCGACCTGA
- the atpG gene encoding ATP synthase F1 subunit gamma, whose protein sequence is MPSLKDIKRRIGSVQKTQQITSAMRMVAAAKLRRAEQAIKKARPYAERMRQTVAEVAAAGTDVEHPLLAARNEIHNVELVVLTSDRGLAGAFNAGAAKRADAWIAERRHGIDALSITAIGRKGADHVRRRHASALREAIEVGTGWVEYEWAAAIGRKLAARYASGEVDQVVLVYNEFKTVMTQTPVAVQLLPFATPEQAEGAGAALPYEFEPNAEKLLTTLVPRAIEVEVFRAALENQAGEHAARMTAMESATRNTKDLIESLTLQYNRARQAAITKELVEIVSGAQALD, encoded by the coding sequence GTGCCGAGCCTCAAGGACATCAAGCGCCGGATCGGCAGCGTCCAGAAGACGCAGCAGATCACGTCGGCGATGCGCATGGTCGCGGCGGCGAAGCTGCGGCGCGCGGAGCAGGCGATCAAGAAGGCGCGTCCCTACGCCGAGCGCATGCGGCAGACGGTCGCGGAGGTCGCGGCGGCGGGGACGGACGTCGAGCACCCGCTGCTCGCGGCGCGCAACGAGATCCACAACGTCGAGCTCGTCGTGCTCACGTCGGATCGCGGCCTCGCCGGCGCGTTCAACGCCGGCGCGGCGAAGCGCGCCGACGCCTGGATCGCCGAGCGGCGCCACGGCATCGACGCGCTGTCGATCACGGCGATCGGCCGCAAGGGGGCGGACCACGTGCGCCGGCGCCACGCGAGCGCGCTGCGCGAGGCCATCGAGGTCGGCACGGGCTGGGTCGAGTACGAGTGGGCGGCCGCGATCGGCCGCAAGCTCGCCGCGCGCTACGCGAGCGGCGAGGTCGACCAGGTCGTGCTCGTCTACAACGAGTTCAAGACCGTCATGACGCAGACGCCGGTCGCCGTGCAGCTGCTCCCCTTCGCGACGCCGGAGCAGGCCGAGGGCGCGGGCGCCGCGCTCCCGTACGAGTTCGAGCCGAACGCCGAGAAGCTCCTGACGACGCTCGTGCCGCGCGCGATCGAGGTCGAGGTCTTCCGCGCGGCGCTCGAGAACCAGGCGGGCGAGCACGCCGCGCGCATGACGGCGATGGAGAGCGCCACGCGCAACACGAAGGACCTGATCGAGTCCCTGACGCTGCAGTACAACCGCGCGCGCCAGGCCGCGATCACCAAGGAACTCGTCGAGATCGTCAGCGGCGCGCAGGCGCTCGACTAA
- the yidD gene encoding membrane protein insertion efficiency factor YidD, translating into MGVYQRFVSPFFGPRCRFHPSCSSYASQALQVHGVVRGSRLAATRIARCHPLCEGGFDPVPPARPSARRAS; encoded by the coding sequence ATCGGCGTCTATCAGCGCTTCGTCTCGCCGTTCTTCGGGCCGCGCTGCCGCTTCCACCCGAGCTGCTCGTCCTACGCGTCGCAGGCGCTGCAGGTGCACGGCGTCGTGCGCGGCAGCCGACTCGCCGCGACTCGAATCGCTCGGTGTCATCCGCTCTGCGAGGGCGGATTCGATCCCGTACCTCCCGCGCGTCCGTCGGCGCGCCGAGCGAGCTAG
- a CDS encoding ParB/RepB/Spo0J family partition protein, whose amino-acid sequence MTAKRSALGRGLGALIPTARTPDAAAPAPRPPAAPGAAAAPALPAPGPLELPVDAIRPNPDQPRRVFDPEHLKELAESIARHGVLQPVVVRSAGDGHYELVVGERRWRASRAAGRETIPAVVADVEPRDRLELAIVENVQRHDLNPIELAHAYRALAATGATQDDIGARVGLDRSSVANHLRLLELPREMQEDVEAGRLTMGHAKALLQVTSPERQRLLRERILRDALSVRASEALARDYAGPDRPRKRARADAADAPPASDGDARAVNRALEPVAEQLRQRLQTRVRITGEVERGRIEIEFFGDEDLERITDLLLGGR is encoded by the coding sequence ATGACCGCGAAGCGAAGCGCGCTCGGCCGCGGGCTCGGCGCTCTCATCCCGACTGCGAGGACGCCGGACGCCGCTGCGCCCGCGCCGCGCCCGCCCGCTGCTCCCGGCGCCGCCGCCGCGCCGGCGCTACCGGCGCCCGGCCCGCTCGAGCTTCCCGTCGACGCGATCCGCCCGAACCCCGACCAGCCGCGCCGCGTGTTCGACCCCGAGCACCTGAAGGAGCTCGCGGAATCGATCGCACGCCACGGCGTCCTGCAGCCCGTCGTCGTGCGCAGCGCGGGCGACGGGCACTACGAGCTCGTGGTCGGCGAGCGCCGCTGGCGCGCATCGCGCGCGGCGGGTCGCGAGACGATTCCGGCCGTCGTCGCCGACGTCGAGCCGCGCGACCGCCTCGAGCTCGCGATCGTCGAGAACGTGCAGCGCCACGACCTGAACCCGATCGAGCTCGCGCACGCCTATCGTGCGCTCGCGGCGACCGGCGCGACCCAGGACGACATCGGCGCGCGCGTCGGGCTCGACCGCTCGAGCGTCGCGAACCACCTGCGCCTGCTCGAGCTGCCGCGCGAGATGCAGGAGGACGTCGAGGCCGGCCGCCTAACGATGGGGCACGCGAAGGCACTGCTGCAGGTGACGAGCCCCGAGCGCCAGCGCCTGCTCCGCGAGCGCATCCTGCGCGACGCGCTCTCGGTCCGCGCGAGCGAGGCGCTCGCGCGCGACTACGCAGGCCCCGATCGACCCCGCAAGCGCGCGCGCGCCGACGCGGCCGATGCGCCGCCCGCGTCCGATGGCGACGCGCGCGCGGTGAACCGTGCGCTCGAGCCCGTCGCCGAGCAGCTTCGCCAGCGCCTCCAGACGCGTGTCCGCATCACCGGCGAGGTCGAGCGAGGCCGGATCGAGATCGAGTTCTTCGGCGACGAGGACCTGGAGCGGATCACCGATCTCCTGCTGGGCGGGCGCTGA
- a CDS encoding polymer-forming cytoskeletal protein encodes MQTHPIERAAHSATPDRAAADRAAREPVAAPQRTAAPRLADAQRDEAPVAVPRGGRFVGLLVFRGRASVLGELCGDVVADGALRVGPEARVAGRIDVDDLRVEGAVEGDIVARGRVELAATATVVGAIDAPRVVFREGCRVRGRLRMPSGNERLELPELPAAAPDSLPAVP; translated from the coding sequence ATGCAGACGCACCCGATCGAGCGAGCCGCCCACTCCGCGACCCCCGATCGCGCAGCGGCGGATCGCGCGGCGCGCGAGCCGGTCGCGGCGCCGCAACGAACTGCTGCACCCCGCCTCGCCGACGCGCAGCGCGACGAAGCGCCGGTCGCCGTGCCGCGCGGTGGACGCTTCGTCGGGCTCCTCGTCTTCCGCGGGCGGGCGAGCGTGCTCGGCGAGCTGTGCGGGGACGTCGTCGCCGACGGCGCGCTGCGCGTCGGACCCGAGGCGCGCGTCGCGGGTCGCATCGACGTCGACGATCTGCGCGTCGAGGGCGCGGTAGAGGGCGACATCGTCGCGCGCGGTCGCGTGGAGCTCGCCGCCACCGCGACCGTCGTGGGAGCGATCGACGCGCCGCGCGTCGTGTTCCGCGAGGGATGCCGCGTGCGCGGGCGGCTTCGCATGCCGAGCGGGAACGAACGCCTCGAACTGCCCGAACTCCCCGCCGCCGCGCCGGATTCGCTCCCCGCTGTGCCTTGA
- the atpD gene encoding F0F1 ATP synthase subunit beta: MSQNGKIVQVMGPVVDVEFPPGALPEVNTALRTTNAAIDDRPDNLVVEVAQHLGENTVRCIAMDGTDGLMRGQEVKNTGSPIKVPVGPKTLGRIINVIGEPVDERGPVGADAEHPIHRAAPEYVDQATSVEAFETGIKVVDLIAPYQKGGKIGLFGGAGVGKTVVIMELINNIAKEHSGYSVFGGVGERTREGNDLWHEMEDSVLSDGTTVLQKAALVYGQMNEPPGARARVALSALTVAEYFRDVEGKDVLLFIDNIFRFTQAGSEVSALLGRIPSAVGYQPTLSTDMGELQERITSTKKGSITSVQAIYVPADDLTDPAPATAFTHLDATTVLSRRISELGIYPAVDPLDSTSRILDPQVVGHEHYTVARQVQATLQKYKDLQDIIAILGMDELSEEDKLTVARARRIERFFSQPFHVAEQFTGTPGVYVRLEDTIRGFKEILEGKHDALPEQAFYMVGTIEDAIKKAEGMA; this comes from the coding sequence ATGTCGCAGAATGGCAAGATCGTGCAGGTGATGGGTCCCGTCGTGGACGTGGAGTTCCCGCCCGGCGCGCTGCCCGAGGTGAACACCGCGCTTCGCACGACGAACGCGGCGATCGACGACCGGCCGGACAACCTCGTCGTCGAGGTCGCCCAGCACCTCGGCGAGAACACGGTGCGCTGCATCGCGATGGACGGCACCGACGGCCTGATGCGCGGCCAGGAAGTGAAGAACACCGGGTCGCCGATCAAGGTGCCGGTGGGCCCGAAGACGCTCGGACGCATCATCAACGTGATCGGCGAGCCGGTGGACGAGCGCGGCCCCGTCGGCGCCGACGCGGAGCACCCGATCCACCGCGCCGCACCGGAGTACGTCGACCAGGCGACCTCGGTCGAGGCCTTCGAGACGGGCATCAAGGTCGTCGACCTGATCGCGCCCTACCAGAAGGGCGGGAAGATCGGCCTGTTCGGCGGCGCCGGCGTCGGCAAGACGGTCGTCATCATGGAGCTCATCAACAACATCGCGAAGGAGCACTCGGGCTACTCCGTGTTCGGCGGGGTCGGCGAGCGCACGCGCGAGGGCAACGACCTCTGGCACGAGATGGAGGACTCGGTGCTCTCCGACGGCACCACCGTGCTCCAGAAGGCCGCGCTCGTGTACGGGCAGATGAACGAGCCGCCGGGCGCCCGCGCCCGCGTCGCGCTCTCGGCGCTCACCGTCGCCGAGTACTTCCGCGACGTCGAGGGCAAGGACGTGCTCCTGTTCATCGACAACATCTTCCGCTTCACGCAGGCGGGCTCGGAGGTGTCGGCGCTGCTCGGCCGCATCCCGTCCGCGGTGGGCTACCAGCCGACGTTGTCGACGGACATGGGCGAGCTGCAGGAGCGCATCACGTCGACGAAGAAGGGGTCGATCACGTCGGTGCAGGCGATCTACGTGCCCGCCGACGACCTGACCGACCCGGCCCCGGCGACGGCGTTCACGCACCTCGACGCGACGACGGTGCTCTCGCGCCGCATCTCGGAGCTCGGCATCTACCCCGCGGTCGATCCGCTCGACTCGACGAGCCGCATCCTCGACCCGCAGGTCGTCGGCCACGAGCACTACACGGTCGCGCGGCAGGTGCAGGCGACGCTGCAGAAGTACAAGGACCTGCAGGACATCATCGCCATCCTCGGCATGGACGAGCTCAGCGAGGAGGACAAGCTGACGGTCGCCCGCGCGCGCCGGATCGAGCGCTTCTTCTCGCAGCCCTTCCACGTCGCGGAGCAGTTCACGGGAACGCCCGGTGTCTACGTGCGGCTCGAGGACACGATCCGCGGCTTCAAGGAGATCCTCGAGGGCAAGCACGACGCGCTGCCCGAGCAGGCCTTCTACATGGTCGGAACGATCGAGGACGCCATCAAGAAGGCGGAGGGCATGGCGTAG
- the atpF gene encoding F0F1 ATP synthase subunit B, with the protein MSRATRASRFGRVAPVVRRVAALLLAALPALASGGEGEHGHGEAALPTSEIVNFAILVVALVYFGRGPLREMFGARHARITGDIKSASELLSQAEHRNAEWQRRLADLDRELDDIRASARRRAEEERERILAEAADAAERIRRDAVASVEQELRRAQSALREEAANLSIELAAGILSREVGSGDRDRLMDEFIARVEQADGATGARGRA; encoded by the coding sequence ATGAGCCGCGCGACCCGCGCCTCCCGATTCGGTCGCGTCGCCCCCGTCGTGCGTCGCGTCGCCGCGCTGCTGCTGGCTGCGCTTCCCGCGCTCGCCTCCGGCGGCGAGGGCGAGCACGGCCACGGCGAAGCCGCCCTGCCGACGTCGGAGATCGTCAACTTCGCGATCCTCGTCGTCGCGCTCGTGTACTTCGGGCGCGGGCCGCTGCGCGAGATGTTCGGCGCGCGCCACGCGCGCATCACGGGCGACATCAAGTCGGCGAGCGAGCTGCTCTCGCAGGCCGAGCACCGCAACGCGGAGTGGCAGCGGCGCCTCGCCGACCTCGACCGCGAGCTCGACGACATCCGCGCGAGCGCGCGTCGCCGCGCGGAGGAGGAGCGGGAGCGCATCCTCGCGGAGGCGGCCGACGCCGCGGAGCGCATCCGCCGCGACGCCGTGGCCTCCGTCGAGCAGGAGCTGCGCCGCGCGCAGTCCGCGCTTCGCGAGGAGGCCGCGAACCTCTCGATCGAGCTCGCGGCGGGGATCCTCTCGCGCGAGGTCGGGTCGGGCGACCGCGACCGTCTGATGGACGAGTTCATCGCGCGCGTCGAGCAGGCCGACGGCGCGACCGGCGCCCGAGGGAGGGCCTAG
- the atpH gene encoding ATP synthase F1 subunit delta codes for MRGSASSRRYARALFQLARETNATTEVRRELGELASLFAENKPLRDALLTPRFRASERKSVLTAIARQGGLSQTVAHFLQFLIDQRRLVHFEAIHEEFERLANEASGLVTAHVRAASELDERKQDRLRRALSQRTGREVRLDIRVDPSLVGGAIATVGDMVFDGSVRTQLGRLRSTLTKGS; via the coding sequence ATGCGCGGCTCCGCATCTTCGCGCCGCTACGCACGCGCTCTCTTCCAGCTCGCGCGCGAGACGAACGCGACGACCGAGGTCCGTCGCGAGCTCGGCGAGCTCGCGAGCCTGTTCGCCGAGAACAAGCCGCTGCGCGACGCGCTGCTCACGCCGCGCTTCCGCGCGTCGGAGCGCAAGTCGGTGCTGACGGCGATCGCGCGGCAGGGAGGGCTCTCCCAGACGGTCGCGCACTTCCTGCAGTTCCTGATCGACCAGCGCCGGCTCGTGCACTTCGAGGCCATCCACGAGGAGTTCGAGCGGCTCGCGAACGAGGCGTCCGGGCTCGTCACCGCGCACGTGCGCGCGGCGAGCGAGCTCGACGAGCGCAAGCAGGATCGCTTGCGCCGCGCGCTCTCGCAGCGCACGGGCCGCGAGGTCCGTCTCGACATCCGGGTCGACCCGAGCCTCGTCGGCGGCGCGATCGCCACGGTGGGCGACATGGTCTTCGACGGCAGCGTTCGCACGCAGCTCGGACGGCTGCGCAGCACTCTCACGAAGGGATCCTGA
- a CDS encoding ParA family protein, protein MPPRSRVIAIVNQKGGVGKTTTAVNLAASFAVSEHPTLLIDLDPQGNASSAYGVRDPETQVYDALIGACVMKDATCATALEHLHLVPSGPDLVGAEIELVTAEARERCLERALADVRDLYDLILIDCPPSLGILTLNALTAADSVLIPLQCEYYALEGLARLTETVELVRSGLNPALELDGIVLTMFDRRNNLARQVETEVRAHFGDRVLQTTIPRNVRLSEAPSHGKPILLYDLQSKGALAYLELADELLARLDVPAGGSAPPPLAAGARASGSASASGFALPSRAHDAESDAEDEGDEA, encoded by the coding sequence ATGCCGCCTCGCAGCCGAGTCATCGCGATCGTCAACCAGAAGGGTGGGGTGGGAAAAACCACAACCGCGGTCAACCTCGCTGCGAGCTTCGCGGTCTCCGAGCACCCGACCCTCCTGATCGATCTGGACCCCCAAGGGAACGCATCGAGCGCGTACGGCGTCCGCGACCCGGAGACCCAGGTCTATGACGCGCTGATCGGCGCGTGCGTCATGAAGGACGCGACCTGCGCGACCGCGCTCGAGCACCTGCACCTGGTCCCGTCGGGCCCCGATCTGGTCGGCGCCGAGATCGAGCTCGTCACGGCCGAAGCGCGCGAGCGCTGCCTCGAGCGCGCACTCGCCGACGTCCGCGACCTCTACGACCTGATCCTGATCGATTGTCCGCCCTCGCTCGGCATCCTCACGCTCAACGCGCTGACCGCGGCCGACAGCGTGCTGATCCCGCTCCAGTGCGAGTACTACGCGCTCGAGGGCCTCGCGCGGCTCACCGAGACCGTCGAGCTCGTGCGCTCTGGTCTCAACCCCGCGCTCGAGCTCGATGGCATCGTCCTCACGATGTTCGATCGCCGGAACAACCTCGCGCGCCAGGTCGAGACCGAGGTGCGCGCCCACTTCGGCGATCGCGTCCTGCAGACGACGATCCCGCGCAACGTGCGCCTCTCGGAAGCGCCGAGCCACGGCAAGCCCATCCTGCTCTACGACCTGCAGTCGAAGGGCGCGCTCGCGTATCTCGAGCTCGCCGACGAGCTGCTCGCGCGCCTCGACGTGCCGGCGGGCGGCAGCGCGCCACCTCCCCTCGCGGCGGGGGCGCGCGCGAGCGGAAGCGCGAGTGCGAGCGGCTTCGCGCTGCCGTCGCGCGCGCACGACGCAGAGAGCGACGCCGAGGACGAGGGAGACGAAGCATGA